The proteins below come from a single Chryseobacterium sp. MA9 genomic window:
- a CDS encoding ferritin-like domain-containing protein, whose amino-acid sequence MAIKSTTKKKSPSKSTAAKKTIKTPAKKGAAKELKDLFENSLKDIYWAEKALVKALPKMQKNATDKKLKTAIEAHLQETQIHVKRLEECFKSLKKRPQAKKCDAMQGLLDEGKSIMEETQAGPVRDAGIIAAAQKVEHYEIATYGTLAAYAKVLKENFCLKNFLATLGEEKKCDALLTKVADTRLNSQALQ is encoded by the coding sequence ATGGCAATCAAATCCACCACAAAAAAAAAGAGTCCAAGCAAATCAACCGCTGCAAAAAAAACAATTAAAACTCCTGCTAAAAAAGGAGCAGCTAAGGAGCTTAAAGACTTATTTGAAAATTCACTGAAAGATATTTACTGGGCTGAAAAGGCTCTAGTAAAAGCTTTACCCAAAATGCAGAAAAATGCTACAGACAAGAAGCTTAAGACGGCAATAGAGGCTCATTTACAGGAAACACAAATTCATGTCAAGAGACTGGAGGAATGCTTTAAATCACTAAAGAAAAGACCCCAAGCAAAGAAATGTGATGCTATGCAGGGGCTACTGGATGAAGGCAAAAGTATTATGGAAGAAACACAGGCAGGACCTGTCAGAGATGCGGGTATTATTGCAGCAGCCCAAAAAGTGGAGCATTATGAAATTGCCACGTATGGAACACTGGCAGCGTATGCAAAGGTTTTAAAAGAAAACTTCTGTCTTAAGAATTTCCTCGCTACCCTGGGAGAAGAAAAAAAGTGTGACGCTCTCTTAACTAAAGTTGCCGATACAAGACTTAATAGTCAAGCTCTACAATAG